In the Onychostoma macrolepis isolate SWU-2019 chromosome 08, ASM1243209v1, whole genome shotgun sequence genome, CAAAGACCAAGCAAACTCTAGCAAACAGaccagtgtttgtttttttatttaatgggtAGTTTTAGCCACTGACTGAATCAGAAGTTGCTTGGTGCtaatgctgttgtttttcttaATAAAGGGGCTCATTGCTGAAGTTTGGGGAACAAAGCCACATTTTTTGCATCTTGAGGAGAATAACAACACTATTCAGGGATTTGAATTTGATTGAGTCTTCCATTTTAATAGGGGGATGAAATGTTCAATgcaaaatttttatattacCAAAGAGGCGCCACTTTTGATCGGCTTTATGGGCTTGACTCTTGATGTTGTTTGGTGGATGCTTTGGCTTTCATACAGCATTAATTATACTTTCTTAAGCTGTTAACATATAAACTTGTAGCAAAATATTCATTCCATAATGTTCCAATCAGTCTGCGTTATTGGAAGCTGCTTGTATCAGCATGTTGCTTGTGATGGCTGACTTTGTAAAAATCAAACAAAGGTGCAAGTCTGATTTTCAGAAGTGTGTGAGATTCCAAACAGTGAATGAGTCATATTTCTACAATCAGGACCCATATGTCTTCTTTCTGTGACCAAATTGAATGTATCTTGAAGATTAAAAGAGTCTTCTAGAAGTTGCATTCATTTAGGATTGGCTGCCCTGGAATGATCTGAGATTCACCTAAATATTTGAGTGAATGATTTGGCGACCACAGCATGACAAAGGTTTTGTATGTAGAATTGCTTGTTATATCTCGAGCTGAGCAGCTGTTGAACACAATATACTGCTAGAGGAATATTATCTCAAATAACAGATTACTGTATCCCAGAATGCTACAAATAGAAGTAGCATGAAATCGTGATTGaatggtgtgttttttttttatccttagAGCAATATGTGACCGTCTTAGGTCTggatgtgtattattattattatttttatttttttttaatatataatagtgGCTGGAGATTTTCGTGCTGTCTGAGAGTCGGCCTGTTGCATGTTTTTGTATGCTGGACAAGTCAAAGAGCTATGAATGAGTTAGAGAATTTgtattttgattttcttttcgctgcttttatttgtttctCTTATTCTACTATCATTGAATGGGAATATGTGAGGGTGATTTCATGCTTATCGCTTATGAATGATGGCTTGATGAAATTATACACTGTCTACAAGAAGCAGATCACAGGCTGGGCTTTGTATCTCTTGTTGCTGTATCTCTCATGCTGAAAATGATCATGAAACCAGCATGTCATTATGGTAGTCTGTCTGTTTTAAAATCTCACCTATTTTTCTGTAAGTTTCTTGCTTGCATCTTTGTCCTAATGTGAGGATATTCTCTTTGAGtgagaaaaatgacttttttttccttctcaaaGATTAATAATGCACCTTTTGCTAGTTGTAATgtcatgtatatttaaaatacacacacacacacacgtgtcaAGTTGTTAAATACACACTGAATGACTGTTGTGGTGTTTGCTTGTAAGCGTTTGTAATTCTTTCTGCAACTTTTCTCACCTAACCAAATGTAGACTAGTCTTAAGATTTTTGGGGTCTATATTTACTTAGAGCTAAAGAAATAATTACACCAATGTGTATAAAGGAGTTTATTCACACTGGCACTAGTTCTCACAAACTCTCGGTGCAGGAGATCAACAATTTTTTCTGCTGTTAATCCAGTGCTGATGGAAGAACAGCACTCCTGCTTCTGAATGGTTTTGAATACGGTTCCAGTTTTCACTGATGTCACATTCTGCTGTGGGAGGTGGACGTTTGTCCTCTCTCTGCCTTAAGTTTGAGTTGTAGAGTGTTTGTGGATTTTTCCTGCGCTCACAGAGCACCTTTCACTGGTTTATTTGTTTGATAGAGAGTTTGTTTTTGAGGTGTGGACACACTTTGACCTGTTAAACGTCCTGAATAAAATACCAGTTCATTTAAATGAGTGTGAGGCTCTTCTGTTCCTCTTACATAGGAAAATTATGTTCctttaaaacatatattatacttttttttttttttaataacaattgttctctaccgtcaactgttcagttaccaacattcttcaaagtatcatcttttgtgctcaacagaagaaagaaactcatgtaggtttggaacaacttttgAGGGCGAGCAAGTGATGACCATTTatatttttgggcgaactatccctttaaggaatatttttaaacatcGTTTGGTGGCATCCAAATTAGGAACCTGTGACTATACTTGACCCATTGTTGATGAAGTGAACTGTTTGACCTTTTTAACACAAATGTGAATGTGAGCTTTTTTCTAAACAGTTCATTAACACCTCCGCTCTATAAATAGTACACAGATAGTTTGAACATGTTTTTCAATCCCACGCATTTGTGACTTTGTCAAACTCATTCTCAACACTTCTGTTCATCAGTGACTTAGGAATATGGGCTAttaatttgactttttaatctttGAAACGTTTTCAAACATTGTTCTGGGAAAGTTGAGCTGTTCTTTTTAGCGTTAATCGGTAAAAACCCCACAAGAGCAGAAGGATGAGTGCCGCCATTGCAGCAGATATGGACACGCTTATCAGCACCATGTTTCGGACAATGCTGCTGGGATATGGGTTTCCTGTGGTCGTCATGTTAGGAAACAGGCTCTCTGGGTTTTCCCAGTGAATCAGACCTTTGGCAAAGTCTAAACTCACTTCTTTTGGTGATAACACTTTCACCCCTTTATACATTCTCTTCACTCTTCGTTTGCCAGTGTCCAGTACGTCACAGCGGTATGTCCCAGAATCCTCTTCTCCGAGGGGGTCTAGTACCACCTTGTCCAGGCTCAGGGCTTCATAGCGGCTGAATAGCGAGTCATCAGATGTGATGATTCCATGGGCAAAGCGCCAAGACACCACAAATGCAAAGCGGCCCATGGCTTCCATCACTTCCTCTAAGCAGTCAAGCACCAGACGCTGACCAGCAGTTGTCGTTTGGGTCTTTAGTCCACACTGCCAGGTGTCTAGGCAGCGGATGGTCCTCATCTTGCAGGAAGTGCTGGAGATGTTTCTGTTTCCCCCAGTAGGGCAGAGCTCTTGAGTGCGGAGGCCAAGCCCGCAGGTGGCACTGCAGGGAAAGCTGCGGGTGATGACCCAGGTGCTGATCTTCTCCAATTCTTGCAGTTCAGCTTTGGTTAAATTATTACACCTGCTTGGGGAGTGCAGGAATACCCAGTGCAACAACACCAGCCAAAGTGCTGAATGAGCCATTGTGATTTTTgaaactgaagagaagcagtgATCAGTGAAGCTGCCAGAAAATATTCAGAATGAGAATCTGTAAGCCCATGCCATTCAGGAAAATTTGAGTATATggaatggaatgaaacttgattatatggaatgaaagtttgaatatattgaatgaaagtatgaatatatggaatgaaacttgaatatattgaatgaaagtctgaacgtatggaatgaaacttgaatatattgaatgaaacttgaatatattgaatgaaagtttgaatatatgacaattcagatgactaaaactaaatcaaaatactATCAGAATTAACACTGTGTGAAATGTCTGAGATGATGGGATATCAAGATGATGGGATGTACACTCCAaactgtttgtattgtttgtttgaatatcATCAGCTGTTGCCAAAATTTTTAGTTCAACATAGTATTGGAAAATTTgaggaaattatatttttaaagtcattcaattcaGAAAACTATTGCTCTGATAACAAGGATATAACTAGctacagtatattattattcattaaatactgtcaaatttgcattttaattccaTACACTGCAAATTtcattctatatattcagactttcattcaatatattcaaatttcattccatatattcagactttcattctatatattcaaacttttattctatatagtcagactttcattccatatatttatactttcattcaatatattcaatctTCAACGGCATGccataatatatatgtacatatacacacacacacacacacacacacacatatatatatatatatatatatacatatatatatatatatatatatatatatatatatatatatatatatatatatatatatatatacatacatacatacatacatacacacacacacacacacacacacacacatatatatatatatatatatatatatatatatatatatatatatatatgtatatatgtatatatgtatgtatgtatatgataTTTTCAGTTATCATTCAAAAACAAGAATATGTGGGTCTTACCTTAGTTGCTGTGTTCAAAAGATATGAGAAGGTAAAGATTAAAAAGGTAAAGATAAAAAGATAACCCTGAAACTTTTAAGATTCGATTCTGCATTCTCTTTATCACGTCATATTGAACGTCTGTTCAACAGTTACGTCTATCACGTGCGCTTGAATTATGGCGGGAAAGCACGTGCTTAAAAGAGAATTATGCTGTAACTGTCGGCtaaaacatgtttatttgttttaaatatttaatttatttaatttgttaaatatttattcgTGTTTTTATTTACAACGTTTGTGTTCGATCTTGCCACAAGATGGCGCTCAGTCTCACAGAACGAATGCAGTGTGATTAAATGGTTTGGGTTACTGTAACGTTAGTTGTAATCAAATAGGTAATCTATTGATTATATTGTCTTTGTGTCACCTATATTCATTTAAGTTACTggtaaaacacaattttttaagttatgtCAAAGCATGCAGTGGCAACTCTATTAGGCTACTATGTACAGTTAGTGTGGGCAGAACTCAAGCCAAGTAAAGCAGAACCAGAGGTTACTGACACCTCTCAAATGTCAGACAGCTATGAAATGCCTGGGGCTGAAAGACTCCTGCGGGGTAATAGTGATTCAAACCAGGCCAACGAGTCATTCTTACCCTTTACCTTTTTGCCCATTCATTTGGTGGAGTCTGGTGGTTTGGTGGTCATATAAGTTGTGTGCGAGAGATAGAGAACTTAGTCTTTTGTGATGGGGTAAACAGGATGTGGACAGGCTCTGATGGCTGTTTGTCATGCTGAGGAAGCATCACCTCAAGGGCACAGACAGTACGAACAAAGACTTGACAGACCAAACAAGCATTAAAGGAGTAGGCTAGTTCAACCCcgaagaaaattctgtcatcatttactcaccctcacgttcttccaaacctgtatgactttctttgttctgtgaattacaaaagaacatatttttttttattattctggtTTTGGTGACTTTAGACTTTCACTGTGTGGacaaaaaacactgagacatttctccaaatatattttatgtttcacagaaggaagaaagtcatacagattttgAATGACATatatgtaaatgatgacacaattgtatgaactatccatttaaactGTAGGGATGCCACAATCATTCCATGCAGACaatgataaattattattattttttacttgtcTCACTAGAACTAGTCAAATTCAGGCCTTTAGGCCTGTAACTATTTTTAGGCCTGTAACCATTAATGAAAATCAATTTCTCATGGctttaatgattaaattaaacataTGTGAGTGTTCATGTTTAACTTCTGTggacataatttaaaaaaatatcaagtttttttccccacttAATCTTTGCTTACAGAAGTGTCTTGAGCTGTGtccaaaattaaaaacacattttacatagTATGATGAATGCATGTAATATGCAATACAGATGTAGGCTACATTTGTCTTGTTGACATTGTCAAGTGGCCTACAGTTCCAGCTTTGCTACTCAGCCATTCAAACTCCTCTTCCAttgcctcatgggatagtaaaggtTACACTCTTTAGAATCTTGCCAGAAGTATTGCAGATACTTTCTGtctactgttttatgaatactgtaaATTCGGACACACTGCTCCTTTTAAATACTCTTTTTCACCTTCTATATAGTGGGGAAGTATGCATATTTGAACGCAGCCTTTGTTAACATCACTGGCTCATATTTGTCTCAATAGTCGgctacaaatatatttagatttagatATACTGACACCTATTGGCTTGCATGCATGCAGGTTTATGTACCACTAACTGTTGTGGTTTTACACCGaaactgtttgtttgtgtcATACTATAAAAATTGGATTAATTCCTAAcaagtttttattcattattggTGTTTTGTGCTAGTACATGGCCAGTCATTTGATATTAACATGGTGGTGCCCATGAAGGGGCGACCCTctccatgtaaaaaaaaaaaaagaagactgcTTTTCTAGAAAATATGTATGTCTAGACTCTAGAGTCTTCATCTCATGTTAGTGAAcatcattttaatgataaatcccaaaaatgccttaaaatatgaaacaaacaaacaaataaataaataaaattactgaaTGCATCAGACTTGATGCCAGAGATAATAAAAAAACCTA is a window encoding:
- the tmem81 gene encoding transmembrane protein 81, which gives rise to MAHSALWLVLLHWVFLHSPSRCNNLTKAELQELEKISTWVITRSFPCSATCGLGLRTQELCPTGGNRNISSTSCKMRTIRCLDTWQCGLKTQTTTAGQRLVLDCLEEVMEAMGRFAFVVSWRFAHGIITSDDSLFSRYEALSLDKVVLDPLGEEDSGTYRCDVLDTGKRRVKRMYKGVKVLSPKEVSLDFAKGLIHWENPESLFPNMTTTGNPYPSSIVRNMVLISVSISAAMAALILLLLWGFYRLTLKRTAQLSQNNV